A genomic region of Zea mays cultivar B73 chromosome 6, Zm-B73-REFERENCE-NAM-5.0, whole genome shotgun sequence contains the following coding sequences:
- the LOC103630209 gene encoding NRR repressor homolog 1: protein MDGDGSKPRGGNKAARPAPAPDATQQPASSAAAGAGEKVDDGRQQPVAPVDESRRAAGGAEPEEEEGGNRNDDAQVEMFYALLANIRAMRRGLPPHDVAASSSVRGGGGDTGDDAVLDSAREKRLRLSADPPWRPAFRMEDFEEPAPAACETRKRTRGTGHDGHGDGASSGHE, encoded by the coding sequence ATGGACGGCGACGGCAGCAAACCACGCGGCGGAAATAAGGCTGCACGGCCCGCGCCAGCCCCCGATGCCACGCAGCAGCCAGCGTCATCCGCCGCGGCCGGCGCTGGCGAGAAGGTCGATGACGGCCGCCAGCAGCCCGTGGCGCCAGTGGACGAGAGCCGCCGCGCTGCGGGCGGCGCcgagccggaggaggaggaggggggcaACCGCAACGACGACGCGCAGGTGGAGATGTTCTACGCGCTGCTGGCCAACATCCGGGCAATGAGGAGGGGCCTGCCGCCGCACGACGTGGCGGCCTCCTCGTCCGTGCGCGGAGGCGGCGGCGACACCGGCGACGACGCCGTACTGGACTCTGCGAGGGAGAAGCGGCTGCGCCTGAGCGCGGACCCGCCGTGGCGACCGGCGTTCAGgatggaggacttcgaggagcCCGCTCCGGCGGCGTGCGAGACGAGGAAGCGGACGAGGGGCACGGGCCACGACGGCCACGGCGACGGCGCGAGCAGCGGGCACGAATAG
- the LOC542555 gene encoding elongation factor alpha 5, whose product MGKEKSHINIVVIGHVDSGKSTTTGHLIYKLGGIDKRVIERFEKEAAEMNKRSFKYAWVLDKLKAERERGITIDIALWKFETTKYYCTVIDAPGHRDFIKNMITGTSQADCAVLIIDSTTGGFEAGISKDGQTREHALLAFTLGVKQMICCCNKMDATTPKYSKARYDEIVKEVSSYLKKVGYNPDKIAFVPISGFEGDNMIERSTNLDWYKGPTLLEALDQITEPKRPSDKPLRLPLQDVYKIGGIGTVPVGRVETGVIKPGMVVTFGPTGLTTEVKSVEMHHEALQEALPGDNVGFNVKNVAVKDLKRGYVASNSKDDPAKEAASFTSQVIIMNHPGQIGNGYAPVLDCHTSHIAVKFAELITKIDRRSGKELEKEPKFLKNGDAGMVKMIPTKPMVVETFSQYPPLGRFAVRDMRQTVAVGVIKSVEKKDPTGAKVTKAAIKKK is encoded by the exons ATGGGTAAGGAGAAGTCCCACATCAACATTGTGGTTATTGGCCATGTCGACTCTGGCAAGTCAACCACCACCGGCCACCTGATCTACAAGCTTGGAGGCATTGACAAGCGTGTGATTGAGAGGTTCGAGAAGGAAGCCGCTGAAATGAACAAACGGTCCTTCAAGTACGCTTGGGTGCTTGACAAGCTCAAGGCTGAGCGTGAGAGAGGTATCACCATTGATATCGCTCTGTGGAAGTTTGAGACCACCAAGTACTACTGCACTGTCATTGATGCCCCTGGACATCGCGACTTCATCAAGAACATGATCACGGGTACCTCCCAGGCTGACTGTGCTGTCCTGATCATTGACTCCACCACTGGTGGTTTTGAGGCCGGTATCTCTAAGGATGGCCAGACCCGTGAGCATGCTCTCCTTGCTTTCACCCTTGGGGTCAAGCAGATGATTTGCTGCTGCAACAAG ATGGATGCGACCACTCCCAAGTATTCCAAGGCCCGTTACGATGAGATTGTGAAGGAAGTTTCATCCTACCTCAAGAAGGTTGGATACAACCCTGACAAGATTGCCTTTGTCCCTATCTCTGGTTTTGAGGGTGACAACATGATTGAGAGGTCCACCAACCTTGACTGGTACAAGGGTCCAACCCTGCTTGAGGCTCTTGACCAGATCACCGAGCCCAAGAGGCCTTCAGACAAGCCCCTGCGTCTGCCCCTCCAGGATGTGTACAAGATTGGTGGTATTGGAACTGTTCCGGTTGGTCGTGTGGAGACTGGTGTCATCAAGCCTGGAATGGTTGTCACCTTCGGTCCAACTGGCCTGACCACTGAGGTGAAGTCTGTTGAGATGCACCACGAGGCTCTCCAGGAGGCCCTTCCTGGTGACAACGTTGGCTTCAATGTGAAGAACGTTGCTGTGAAGGATCTCAAACGTGGGTACGTGGCCTCCAACTCTAAGGATGACCCTGCCAAGGAGGCTGCTAGCTTCACCTCCCAAGTCATCATCATGAACCACCCTGGGCAGATTGGCAATGGCTATGCCCCAGTGCTGGACTGCCACACCTCCCACATTGCTGTCAAGTTTGCTGAGCTCATAACCAAGATCGATAGGCGGTCTGGCAAGGAGCTTGAGAAGGAGCCCAAGTTCCTGAAGAATGGTGATGCCGGTATGGTGAAGATGATTCCCACTAAGCCCATGGTGGTTGAGACCTTCTCTCAGTATCCTCCTCTGGGTCGTTTTGCTGTCCGTGACATGAGGCAGACGGTTGCTGTTGGAGTCATCAAGAGCGTGGAGAAGAAGGACCCAACTGGTGCCAAGGTGACCAAGGCTGCAATAAAGAAGAAATGA